In the genome of Notamacropus eugenii isolate mMacEug1 chromosome 5, mMacEug1.pri_v2, whole genome shotgun sequence, one region contains:
- the LOC140507375 gene encoding uncharacterized protein — protein sequence MTRYLLLGSDNSLGDNETGGARNPAHALPGPCPWPGLALRSQPRSVPGHEREGSPRPPGPLGGLSQASAPPPPRWPPACRTRPSSASATRAQEPRRGARGRRGPAPAGSRGAGPPLRRPARTMAPWLSALLCLGSVAELYLAQEIQAQTGESRAPEPGLGRGRPGPAGSSAPAETLPRPQLILENGAVVRLGSPMAVRCRGPASAHTFYLQKEQEEDFVASQPAVWNEARFSFPRMEDSMTGVYSCVYQTRTSLSPPSETVNLAVSGVLPRPFLSATPGNKVAPGEALSFKCWTDQKYDRLIVYQDRGFIPPMFRLAPDRDIELKFPRVSAKHGGIYSCMGFVGKEPLKWSMPSDPVVLTGSASYTCCFSELPSYHPKGHCHSWFFLPQPGIQSSWTWTSSLETFAHYPITSLTAKPPIIHPLYSYLYHSANKHFLAPSMCLHHAKSWRYKKRQRMVSALKELPI from the exons ATGACGCGGTACCTGCTCCTAGGCAGTGACAACTCTTTGGGGGACAATGAGACA GGGGGTGCCCGCAACCCCGCCCACGCTCTCCCGGGGCCCTGCCCATGGCCAGGCCTTGCCCTTCGCTCTCAGCCCCGCAGCGTCCCGGGGCATGAGCGCGAGGGCAGCCCGAGGCCCCCGGGGCCCTTAGGGGGGCTCTCCCAGGCCTCAGCACCCCCGCCGCCCCGATGGCCACCCGCCTGTCGGACCCGCCCCTCCTCCGCCTCGGCCACCCGGGCCCAGGAGCCCCGAAGAGGAGCACGAGGCCGCAGAGGCCCTGCCCCCGCGGGGTCACGTGGGGCGGGGCCGCCCCTCCGCCGCCCAGCTCGCACCATGGCTCCCTGGCTGTCGGCCCTGCTCTGCCTCG GATCGGTGGCCGAGCTGTACCTGGCCCAGGAGATCCAGGCGCAGACGGGTGAGTCCCGGGCTCCGGAGCCCGGCCTGGGGCGGGGGCGCCCTGGACCCGCAGGCTCCTCTGCCCCTGCAGAGACCCTGCCCAGGCCGCAGCTGATCCTGGAGAACGGCGCGGTGGTGCGGCTGGGGAGCCCCATGGCCGTCCGCTGCCGGGGCCCGGCCTCGGCCCACACCTTCTACCTGcagaaggagcaggaggaggactTCGTGGCCAGCCAGCCGGCCGTGTGGAACGAGGCGCGCTTCTCCTTCCCGCGCATGGAGGACAGCATGACGGGCGTCTACAGCTGCGTCTACCAGACCCGCACCAGCCTGTCCCCGCCCAGCGAGACCGTGAACTTGGCCGTGTCTG GTGTGCTCCCCAGACCCTTTCTTTCAGCCACCCCTGGCAACAAGGTGGCCCCAGGTGAGGCCCTGTCCTTTAAGTGCTGGACAGACCAGAAGTATGACCGGCTGATTGTGTACCAAGACAGAGGGTTCATCCCCCCCATGTTCCGGCTTGCCCCAGACCGGGACATAGAGCTAAAGTTCCCCAGGGTCAGCGCCAAGCACGGGGGCATCTACTCCTGCATGGGCTTCGTGGGCAAGGAGCCCCTCAAGTGGTCGATGCCCAGCGACCCCGTGGTGCTCACAG GTTCTGCTTCTTACACTTGCTGTTTCAGTGAACTCCCATCCTACCATCCCAAAGGCCACTGTCACTCCTGGTTCTTCCTCCCTCAGCCAG GGATCCAGTCCAGCTGGACATGGACCTCTTCGCTTGAGACCTTTGCCCATTATCCCATCACCTCTCTGACTGCCAAGCCTCCCATCATCCACCCACTTTACTCCTACTTGTACCactcagccaataaacattttttagcaccttctatgtgcctgCACCATGCtaagtcctggagatacaaaaagaggcaaaggatggtgtctgccctcaaggaactcccaatctaa